In Flavobacterium piscisymbiosum, the sequence AAAATGGATTTAGTAGATTATTCTGAAGAAGTATACAATAAAATCAAAGCTGATTTTCAGGCATTAAATGCTAAAAGTACTTTCAAAGAACAAAACGTAAGTTACATTCCGTTAAGTGCTATCAATGGCGGAAACGTAGTTGATCAATCAGAGAATATGCCTTGGTACACTGGTCAAACTGTTTTGCAACATTTAGAAGGATTAGATTCTTCGGATGTTTTTGAAGCAGGGAAAGCACGTTTCCCGGTTCAGACTGTCATTCGTCCAAAGACAGAAGAATATCATGACTTTAGAGGTTACGCAGGAAAATTATACGGAAACTCCATTAAAGTGGGAGATGCCGTTACAGTTCTTCCTTCTTTAACAGAATCAAAAGTATCAAAAATTCACTTTTTCGATAAAACATTCGATGAAGCCGTTGCAGGTTCTTCTATCACAATCGAATTAGAAAATGACATCAATGTTACAAGAGGCGATATGATTGTAAAATCATCAGAACTTCCAAAAATTGAAAAAGAAATCACAACAACAGTTTGCTGGATGGACAGCAAAAAGCTGGTTGCAGGTACAAAATATATTGTACAACACAACACAAACTCAGTTTTGGCAAAAGTAGAGAGTATCAAAAATACTATCTCAACAGATTATTCAGGTACAAAAGAAGCATCGCAATTGGCGATCAACGAAATTGGAGAAGTAAGTATCAAATTAAGTAAACCTTTATATTTTGATGCCTATAACGACAATAAATCAAACGGAGCTTTTATCTTAATTGATACTGCAACCAATACCACAGCAGGAGTAGGATTTATTCGATAAATGCATTAGGCTTTAAGCAATAAGCCTTAAGCAAAAAAGAAAATTAAAAGACAGCTTAAAGCCTAAAGCTTAAAGCCTAAAGCCAGAAATAAAATGGAAAGTTTTAGAACAGAAATAGAAAATCCGATAGTTCAGAAAGAGATTATCGATTTAGAAAAAAAGATTCATTTATTCCGTGGAGGAAAAATTGATGATGAGCGTTTTCGTAGTCTTCGTTTAGCACGTGGAATTTACGGACAACGTCAGGAAGGCGTTCAAATGATTCGTATTAAATTGCCTTATGGTAAAGTAACCAGCGAGCAATTAGTACGTATTACTAAAGTTTCTGATGAATATTCTACCGGACGTTTGCATATTACAACACGTCAGGATATTCAGATTCACTATGTAAGTTTAGACAGAACTCCTGAGCTTTGGGCAAATTTAGCAAAAGATGATGTTACCTTGCGTGAAGCTTGTGGTAACACCGTAAGAAATATAACAGGAAGTGAATTGGCAGGTGTAGATGTAAACGAACCATTTGATGTTTCGCCTTATGCTCACGCTTTATTTCAATATTTATTAAGAAACCCTATTTGTCAGGAAATGGGACGTAAATTTAAAATTTCGTTCTCATCATCTGATGAAGATACCGCTTTGAGTTATTTACATGATTTAGGATTTATCCCGAAAATTGTTGATGGCGTTCGTGGATTCAAAATCATGTTTGGTGGAGGTTTAGGATCTCAGCCTGCGCATGCTGAATTATTTTCAGAATTTGTTCCGGCAAACGAAATCATCCCGACAGCAGAAGGAATCATCCGTATTTTTGACCGTTACGGTGAACGTGCAAAAAGAATGAAAGCACGTATGAAATTCTTAATCAAAGAAATGGGAAGAGATGTTTTCCTTGATTTAGTTGAAAAAGAGAAAAAAGCAATCGCTTTTGAAACATACGAAATTGACACAACCGCTTTTGACGGACCAATTGCAGAGCCATTATTGCAAGCTCCAGAAGTTACAATTGAAGATGCTGCAGCTTATGAAGCCTGGAAAAAATCGAATGTAATTGCTCAAAAACAAGCAGGTTATTACGCTATTGGAATTAAAGTTTTATTGGGAGATTTTTATACTGATAAAGCAAGATTATTAGCCGATTTAATTAAAAACTACGCAGCAAACGAACTACGTTTTTCATTGCGTCAAAATATTGTAATACGTCACGTAAAAGAAGAAAATCTTCCTTTCTTTTATCAGGAATTAGCCAAATTAAACTTTGTTGATTTAGGTTATAATTCTACAGCAGATATTACGGCATGTCCCGGTACAGATACTTGTAATTTGGGGATTGCAAGTAGTACCGGTATTGCAGAAGAATTAGAAAAAGTTTTAAATGCCGAATATCCACAATATTTAAACAATCAGGAAATCGAGATTAAAATTTCGGGTTGTATGAATGCTTGCGGGCAACACAATATGTCTGCAATTGGTTTTCAGGGAATGTCTATCAATTCAGGAAAATTAGTAGCTCCGGCATTGCAGGTTTTGTTAGGAGGAGGAAGATTAGGCAACGGAGCAGGACGTTTTGCTGACAAAGTTATCAAAATCCCAAGCCGTAGAGGACCAGATGCATTACGTACAATTTTAAATGATTTTGACGCGAATGCCAACGGAGAAAAATTCCTTAATTATTATGATCTAAAAGGAGAGAAATATTTCTATGAAATTTTGAAACCTTTTGCAGATGTAACCAATTTAACCGAAGCTGATTTTATAGATTGGGGTAATGCTGATAACTACGTAAAAGCAGTTGGAGTTGGAGAATGTGCCGGAGTTGTGATCGATTTAGTAGCTACTTTATTATTAGAAGCCAAAGACAAATTGACATTCGCACAAGAATCTTTCGACGAAGGAAAATGGTCAGATGCAATTTATCATGCTTATGCAGGATTTGTAAATGGTGCCAAAGCTTTATTGCTTTCAGAAAACGAAAAAACAAATAATCACGCCGGAATTGTAGATTTATTTGATACTGTTTTCATTGCAACTGATAAAATTCAATTACCAACAACATTTAGAGAATTGGTATATCAAATCAATCAAAATGAACCTACAGAAGCATTTGCGAAAGCATACATTCAACAAGGAATTTCATTTTTTGATACCATAGAAAAATACAGAGCTCAAGAATTAGCAAATGCATAATACCATAAAACCCAAAGTAACTTTAGTTGGTGCAGGTCCCGGAGATCCGGATTTGCTTACGCTGAAAGCCGTAAAAGCCCTTGCTGAAGCGAAGGTGGTTTTGTACGATGCCTTGGCCAATGACGAAATATTAGCGCACGCTCCTAAAAATGCCATCAAAATTTTTGTTGGAAAAAAAATAGGAAATCACGCCTACACGCAAGACCAAATCAATCAGTTAATTGTTGATAATGCTTTAACGTACGGAAATGTAGTGCGTTTAAAAGGTGGAGATCCGTTTATTTTTGGGCGCGGAAGCGAAGAAATAGAATTTGCAGAAAGCTTCGGAATCGAAACAATTGTAATTCCTGGTATATCATCTGTAGTAGCAGTTCCGGCAAGTCAGGGAATTTCGATTACTAAAAGAGGAGTTTCAGAAAGCTTTTGGGCAATTACCGGAACAACTTCTGATCGAAAGTTATCTTCAGATGTAGCTTTAGCGGCGCAATCTTCTGCAACGGTTGTTATTTTGATGGGAATGCACAAATTGCCTCAAATTATCGATTTGTTTCAAAAAGAAGCTAAAGGAGATTTGCCCGTTGCGATCATTCAAAACGGAACAACTTGTGATGAAAAAGTAGGAGTTGGAACAGTAGATTCGATTTTAGAAATTGTAAAACAAAGACAACTGAGTTCACCGGCAATTATTGTTCTTGGAAATGTTGTTCGCGAAAGCAATAAATTAAAAGGATTCTACGAAGAATTTCTATCAAAAGAGACAATTCGTTAGCGTTATATTCGGTCAGGAATAGCTAATCAATAGAAATAATCCATGAATGTTCCGTTAGGAACAATTCATGGGTAGAAAAAAAATGTTATCAATAAAAACGTTCCGTTAGGAACATGTGATTGGTAAATCATCTAATTTTGATTGGATGAAATTAAATTAAAATGGAACAAAACGAATTATATCCAATATTTCTAAAGCTTCACAATCTAAATGTTCTGATTGTGGGTGGAGGAAATGTGGGACTAGAAAAGCTCTCTTTTTTACTAAAGTCGAGCCCTAATGCAAATGTTGAGGTTGTGGCATCGGATTTTCATTTAGAAATTAAAGTATTAGCCGAAAGTCATCCTTCAATTAAATTGACAGAATCGAAGTTCAAAAAGAAAATGCTCAAAAAGCGTCATATGGTAATCGCTTGTACCGATGATTTAAAAGTCAACAAAAAGGTATACGATTTGTCCCGAAAGCGTTATTTGATTTGCAATATTGCCGATACACCAGATTTATGTGATTATTATCTGGGCGGAATCGTAACGAAAGGAAACGTAAAAATTGCCATTTCGACCAACGGAAAATCGCCAACAACAGCCAAAAGACTGAGAGAGTTTTTCGAAGAAGTGATTCCGGAAGACATCAATAAAATGGTAGAAAACCTGAACGAATACAGAAGAACCTTAAAAGGTGATTTTGAAGAAAAGGTTAAAAGGATGAACGAGATTACTGCTTCATTAAAAAACAAAGAATAACAAGAGTTCCGTAGGAACGGTACATATTGTAGCGTCGGGTTTTAACCCGATGATTCCGGAAGACATCAATAAAATGGTAGAAAACCTAAATGAATACAGAAGAACCCTAAAAGGTGATTTTGAAGAAAAGGTTAAAAGGATGAACGAGATTACCGCTTCATTAAAAAACAAAGAGTAATAAAAGAGTTCCGGAGGAACGTTTCATATTGTAGCGTCGGGTTTCAACCCGATGGAGGAGGAACGATCCATATTGTAGCTTCGGGATTAAACCGATGGAGGAGGAACGATTCATATTATAGCTTCGGGATTAACCCGATGAAAAAAAATTCACAAAGAAATCAATGATAAAAATCATTTGTCATTAGAATATATTATTCGTTTCTTTGTATTATTAAGAATGATTATAAACAACAACATAATGATTAAAACAGATATACTTATAATTGGAGCAGGACCAACAGGTTTATTTGCCGTTTTCGAGGCAGGATTATTAAAATTAAAATGTCATATTTTAGATGCTTTACCACAAGCAGGAGGACAACTTTCAGAATTGTACCCTAAAAAACCTATCTATGATATTCCTGGTTTTCCTGAAGTTTTAGCAGGAGATTTAATTGATAACCTACAAGAGCAAATTAAACAATTTGAGCCAGGTTACACATTAGGAGAAAGAGCCGAAACCATCGAAAAGCAAGAAGACGGAAGTTTTATCGTAACATCAAATAAAGGAACTAAATTTCACGCACCTGTTATTGCTATCGCTGGAGGTTTAGGAAGTTTTGAGCCTCGTAAACCACTTATCGAAGATATCGAGTTTTATGAAGATAAAGGAGTAAAATACTTCATCAAAAATCCGGAGAAATTCAGAGACAAAAGAGTTGTAATTGCCGGAGGAGGAGATTCAGCTTTAGACTGGAGTATCTTCTTAGCCAATGTAGCTTCAGAAGTAACTTTGATTCACCGTAGAAACGAATTTAGAGGAGCTCTAGATTCTGTAGAAAAAGTACAGGAACTTAAAACAGCAGGAAAAATTAAATTAATTACACCTGCAGAAGTTATCGGAATTAATGGTGCTGAGCACGTTGAATCGTTAGATATCGAAGAAAACGGAGCACACCGCAAAATCGAAACAGATTTCTTTATTCCTCTTTTCGGATTGACTCCAAAATTAGGACCAATCGCAGACTGGGGATTAGATATCGAGAAAAATGCTATTAAAGTAAACAACGCATTAGATTACCAAACTAACATTCCTGGAATCTTTGCCATTGGAGACGTTAACACTTATCCAGGAAAATTAAAGTTAATCCTTTGTGGTTTCCACGAAGCAACTTTAATGTGTCAGGCAGCGTACCAAATTATCAATCCAGGTAAAAAATACGTATTGAAATATACAACAGTTTCTGGAGTTGACGGTTTCGACGGAACTCGTAAAGAAGCGCCAAAAGCAGTTGTTAAGGCGATTGTATAAGAGTCTAAGTTGCTAAGGGAATAAGATTCTAAGATTTTATATAGAAGCTCAAACTTTTAAAGTTTGGGCTTTTTTATTACTAAATAAACTTCATAACGCAAAAATAAGAACTGTTATTTTATCTTTATTGAGTAAAAAAGAGGTTTTAAATATTTTTGAATGAAAAATAAGAGCATTGTTTTATTGATTTCTTTCAGTTTTTTACTTGGATGCAAGGAGCAAAAAGAGGAGACTATTTCTGAAAAGCCTGTTGAGACTTTGGTAAATGGATGTTTACCTCGTCTTACGGATGATCCAAAACTTGAAAAAGAGGAAATAATTATTTATGCAGACAACGACGAAGATTCATTAATTATTTCTAAGAATGAAATGAATAAAATTGAAGCACTTTTTCCAGTATTTAAAGCAGATTTCCCTTCAAATCCAAATGAGTCTTATGCGGGAAATTCATGGAAGAAATACATAAATCAAGATGGAAAAGAAGATAGTTTTACATTTGGAAGCGAAGCTGGTCAAGATTATTTTTGTTTAGTTTATACGTATTACCTTAAACAAAAAAATGGAAACGAAAAATTTAAAAAAGAAAGAGAAACATTAATTGAGTTATATAGAGCGGTTAATGGACTTTATCAAGGTTTAAATTATGGAGGTACATATTTTGGACATCAACATAAAAGATTAAATGCTGATGCTGAATACTCCATCTATCAATTAGTAATTGGCAAGGAATATTATGAGAAAAAATATGATTTTAAAAAACAGAAAAAATTATATATCCAATCTTTAATACAATATGTTGCGGACGAAGAAAGTCAGAATTCTTATAACGAAGAAGATCGAATAGAGGGTAATGGGAAAAACACTAGAAGAGCAAAAGAGCTTCAAAAGAGAATAGATATTTTGCAAAAATTAATTACAAATTATTTCTACCTAAATCAAGTTCAAAATTTTGAAATAACATATTACAAATAAAGCGTTTATGAAAGATTGGTTTGAAAATTTATCGAAAGATGAAAAAGAAGAAATTTAAAAGAGACTTAGACAAGCAGAACCTTTCTCGTTTACAGTCTTTTATGAAATATTAATTTTAAAACTTAGTATCTTAGCAACTCAGAATTTCAGAACCTTAAAAAAATGGCTTTCGACGAAGATAACGCACAAAGAATCCGAACGTTTCTACAATATAAAGAAGCAGGCTTTTTCGAAAAGAAAATGTTTGGCGGACTTGTTTTTATGGTAGACAATAAAATGTGCTGCGGAACCCAACTTGACAAACAAACGGGAGAAAATCTTTTACTTTGCAGAATTGATGATAATGCCTATGCAGATGCAATAGAAAGAGACGATATAATACCAATGTCAAGCTCTGAAAGACCAATGAAAAACTATATTTTCGTTACCGAAAATGGCTGGCAAAGAAATAAGGATTTAGAGTTTTGGTTACAGCTTTGTTTAGATTTTAATCCTTTAGCGAAAGCGAGTAAGAAAAAATAACAACCAGAATCCCTGCAACTTAGAAACTTAAAAAAACATTTGCAAGTAGCAAGGCTATTTCATACCTTTGCCCTGTTCTTAAAATTATTGAAAGTTATCACGAAAGGCGGAGGGATAGACCCGATGAAACCTTAGCAACCCTTTATCTTAAAGAAGGTGCTAAATTCTACTTAATACAAATTCATAGTATTTAAGATAGATAACACAAATACATAAAGTATTTCCCAAAACTCTTCCTGACAACCATACAATATTATTTTACTGAATTCAGTATTATGAGCGAATCATTGACGCATTTTTTGCTGTCATCGTTCCCGCTTTCGCCTATATCTCTCCGTTGCACTACGAGGATACCGGCTTAATCGGGGCTAGTTAGCTTACAATAGTGATTTTTTGGAATTAATGTGAATCAAAACACGTATTCTAACAGGTTTTCATCCCGAGGCTTCGGGACTGTTAGGTATGTTTTAATAATAGAATAAAAAACTTAGCATCTTAGTACCTCAGTACCTTAGCAGCTAAAAGCTAAAAGACATGGCAATAACAATTCAGGAAGCAATAAAAAAAAATATCCTAATCCTTGACGGAGCAATGGGAACAATGTTGCAGCGCTATAATTTCTCCGAAGAAGATTTTCGTGGAGAGCGTTTCAAGGATTTTCCGCATCCCTTAAAAGGAAACAACGATTTACTATCCATAACACAACCACAAGCAATTCGCGATGTTCACGCTGCTTATTACGAAGCCGGCGCAGACATCGTAGAAACCAATACTTTTTCAGGAACTACGATCGGTATGGCCGACTATTTCCTGGAAGATTTGGTTTACGAATTAAACTACGAATCGGCTAAAATTGCACGAGAAGTAGCCGATGAATTCACCGCTAAAAACCCAGACAAACCACGTTTTGTAGCTGGTTCAATCGGACCAACAAACCGTACGGCAAGTATGTCACCAGACGTAAATGATCCGGGTTATAGAGCCGTAACATTTGATGATTTGCGTATTGCCTACAAACAACAAGTAGAAGCTTTAATGGATGGTGGCTGCGATTTACTTTTGGTGGAAACCATTTTCGATACCTTAAATGCAAAAGCTGCACTTTTTGCAATCGAAGAAGTAAAAGACGAACGTAATCTTGATATTCCAATTATGGTTTCGGGAACGATTACCGACGCATCAGGAAGAACACTTTCTGGACAGACGGTTGAAGCGTTTTTGATTTCGGTATCACATATTCCGTTATTGAGTGTTGGTTTCAATTGCGCTCTTGGAGCCGATTTATTGAAGCCATACTTGAAAACATTATCTCAGCATACACAATTCAACGTTTCGGCACACCCAAATGCAGGATTGCCAAACGCATTCGGGCAATATGATGAAACGCCGGAACAAACTCAGGCTTTAATTAAGGAATATTTAGACGATAATTTAATCAACATAATTGGTGGTTGTTGCGGAACTACTCCGGATCACATCAGATTAATTGCTGAAGTAGCGAAGGATTATAAGCCACGTGTGGCGCCAGTAATTGCATAAACATTTCCGTTTCCTGCAAGGTTTTTAAAACCTTGTAGGTATGATTTTAAGAAAAAATAAAGTTCAATTTGAGAGATCACAAAATTTTATAAGATAAAGAAAGTATGGAGAATAAGAGAGTTCATTATATTTTAATACCAATTTTATTATTATTTGCTATATATTCTTATAAAAAGTTGAATAAAAATGAAGAAATTCAAGAAAAATCAGCAGTTGAAACATTAGAGCCAAAGGATGTAAAAACTGAAATAAAAATAAAACTTGAAACTTCAGATTCCATAGTTCAAATAGGAAATTGTTATTCATATGAAGAAGATGGCAATTATTATGGTGTTGTTTTGATTAAATATGAAGATGATGATTTATATACAGTTGCGTTATTAGATAAACCGGAGAATCAGGAATTGAAAAAGAATAATTTTCTTGATGGATCATTAATATGCACTAGTAATCACATGCTTCCTCTTGGAACTTACGGCCTGTCAACAGGTTTTTTTATGAAAGAAGATTTAAATGTATTTCAAAAAAACTTTAAATATGTGTGTCATTTAGATTTAGATGATTCTAAAATAGAAATTAATGGAGGAGGTAGTTTAATTTTTAATCAAACCGTTTCAATAAAAGACTTACGTGTGAATAGACTTTTAAAAGAAATGAAGCGATACACAGAACCAACGAGTAAATATTTGAATTAGGAATTTTAATTGAAAAAGATATTCTTTTTTTAAAATATAAATTTAAGTTCCGGAGGAACGAAATGTTGGTAGCGACGGAATTTATTCCGTTGAAAATGATGAACGATTCAAAACAAAGTTCCGTAGGAACGAAATGTTTATAGCAACGTAGGAACGACATATAATACGTTCAAAGATTTTAAAAAAGACAATTAAAATAGTGAAAAAATAAATCGTCTTTTGAAACGGATACCGCGTGAGGGATAGAAGAGGATAGCCCACAGCCTGACGCAGGAAGTGCGAGGACTAGGAACGAATAGCCCGGTTCGCCTTTTTCGGCGAACACGCCCAAAAAAAATTATAGAGATAAAAGGTCTTCGAACCTTATA encodes:
- a CDS encoding sulfate adenylyltransferase subunit 1, with protein sequence MEVLKIATAGSVDDGKSTLIGRLLYDTKSLTTDKIEAIEKSSKQKGYDYLDFSLATDGLVAEREQGITIDVAHIYFSTAKKSYIIADTPGHVEYTRNMVTGASTSQVSIILIDARKGVIEQTYRHFFINNLLRVKEVIVAINKMDLVDYSEEVYNKIKADFQALNAKSTFKEQNVSYIPLSAINGGNVVDQSENMPWYTGQTVLQHLEGLDSSDVFEAGKARFPVQTVIRPKTEEYHDFRGYAGKLYGNSIKVGDAVTVLPSLTESKVSKIHFFDKTFDEAVAGSSITIELENDINVTRGDMIVKSSELPKIEKEITTTVCWMDSKKLVAGTKYIVQHNTNSVLAKVESIKNTISTDYSGTKEASQLAINEIGEVSIKLSKPLYFDAYNDNKSNGAFILIDTATNTTAGVGFIR
- the cobA gene encoding uroporphyrinogen-III C-methyltransferase, which gives rise to MHNTIKPKVTLVGAGPGDPDLLTLKAVKALAEAKVVLYDALANDEILAHAPKNAIKIFVGKKIGNHAYTQDQINQLIVDNALTYGNVVRLKGGDPFIFGRGSEEIEFAESFGIETIVIPGISSVVAVPASQGISITKRGVSESFWAITGTTSDRKLSSDVALAAQSSATVVILMGMHKLPQIIDLFQKEAKGDLPVAIIQNGTTCDEKVGVGTVDSILEIVKQRQLSSPAIIVLGNVVRESNKLKGFYEEFLSKETIR
- a CDS encoding homocysteine S-methyltransferase family protein codes for the protein MAITIQEAIKKNILILDGAMGTMLQRYNFSEEDFRGERFKDFPHPLKGNNDLLSITQPQAIRDVHAAYYEAGADIVETNTFSGTTIGMADYFLEDLVYELNYESAKIAREVADEFTAKNPDKPRFVAGSIGPTNRTASMSPDVNDPGYRAVTFDDLRIAYKQQVEALMDGGCDLLLVETIFDTLNAKAALFAIEEVKDERNLDIPIMVSGTITDASGRTLSGQTVEAFLISVSHIPLLSVGFNCALGADLLKPYLKTLSQHTQFNVSAHPNAGLPNAFGQYDETPEQTQALIKEYLDDNLINIIGGCCGTTPDHIRLIAEVAKDYKPRVAPVIA
- a CDS encoding HEPN domain-containing protein — its product is MESFRTEIENPIVQKEIIDLEKKIHLFRGGKIDDERFRSLRLARGIYGQRQEGVQMIRIKLPYGKVTSEQLVRITKVSDEYSTGRLHITTRQDIQIHYVSLDRTPELWANLAKDDVTLREACGNTVRNITGSELAGVDVNEPFDVSPYAHALFQYLLRNPICQEMGRKFKISFSSSDEDTALSYLHDLGFIPKIVDGVRGFKIMFGGGLGSQPAHAELFSEFVPANEIIPTAEGIIRIFDRYGERAKRMKARMKFLIKEMGRDVFLDLVEKEKKAIAFETYEIDTTAFDGPIAEPLLQAPEVTIEDAAAYEAWKKSNVIAQKQAGYYAIGIKVLLGDFYTDKARLLADLIKNYAANELRFSLRQNIVIRHVKEENLPFFYQELAKLNFVDLGYNSTADITACPGTDTCNLGIASSTGIAEELEKVLNAEYPQYLNNQEIEIKISGCMNACGQHNMSAIGFQGMSINSGKLVAPALQVLLGGGRLGNGAGRFADKVIKIPSRRGPDALRTILNDFDANANGEKFLNYYDLKGEKYFYEILKPFADVTNLTEADFIDWGNADNYVKAVGVGECAGVVIDLVATLLLEAKDKLTFAQESFDEGKWSDAIYHAYAGFVNGAKALLLSENEKTNNHAGIVDLFDTVFIATDKIQLPTTFRELVYQINQNEPTEAFAKAYIQQGISFFDTIEKYRAQELANA
- a CDS encoding TfoX/Sxy family protein, encoding MAFDEDNAQRIRTFLQYKEAGFFEKKMFGGLVFMVDNKMCCGTQLDKQTGENLLLCRIDDNAYADAIERDDIIPMSSSERPMKNYIFVTENGWQRNKDLEFWLQLCLDFNPLAKASKKK
- a CDS encoding precorrin-2 dehydrogenase/sirohydrochlorin ferrochelatase family protein is translated as MEQNELYPIFLKLHNLNVLIVGGGNVGLEKLSFLLKSSPNANVEVVASDFHLEIKVLAESHPSIKLTESKFKKKMLKKRHMVIACTDDLKVNKKVYDLSRKRYLICNIADTPDLCDYYLGGIVTKGNVKIAISTNGKSPTTAKRLREFFEEVIPEDINKMVENLNEYRRTLKGDFEEKVKRMNEITASLKNKE
- a CDS encoding NAD(P)/FAD-dependent oxidoreductase; amino-acid sequence: MIKTDILIIGAGPTGLFAVFEAGLLKLKCHILDALPQAGGQLSELYPKKPIYDIPGFPEVLAGDLIDNLQEQIKQFEPGYTLGERAETIEKQEDGSFIVTSNKGTKFHAPVIAIAGGLGSFEPRKPLIEDIEFYEDKGVKYFIKNPEKFRDKRVVIAGGGDSALDWSIFLANVASEVTLIHRRNEFRGALDSVEKVQELKTAGKIKLITPAEVIGINGAEHVESLDIEENGAHRKIETDFFIPLFGLTPKLGPIADWGLDIEKNAIKVNNALDYQTNIPGIFAIGDVNTYPGKLKLILCGFHEATLMCQAAYQIINPGKKYVLKYTTVSGVDGFDGTRKEAPKAVVKAIV